A region from the Triticum aestivum cultivar Chinese Spring chromosome 3D, IWGSC CS RefSeq v2.1, whole genome shotgun sequence genome encodes:
- the LOC123078113 gene encoding RNA-binding protein P: MGKKRKLEPKSTLAANSPAAKAPPAAKIAEPAAPPPQPETLAEYYPTPSQTVAQESGSIAGGAAVKQEVGGEEDEWEEVEEEVEEEEEEEEVEEEEQQQAEEGDSDPASIQALLEVFPKEQLVELLRDAAVRHGDVRESVRRAADADPAQRKIFVHGLGWDTTVDILTEAFRPYGEIEDLKLVSDRNTGKCKGYGFILFSRLSGARAALLEPQKKIGNRTTSCQLASLGPVPPGGAANNPMLATAPAPAPAALILPPVSEYTQRKIFVSNVGADIDPQKLLQFFSKYGEIEEGPLGLDKATGKPKGFALFVYRTLESAKKALQEPHKSFEGVMLHCQKAIDGPKPNKGGGYGATTTSGRKGAAGYGASSHSLPGSVGAGYGMASPASLASMPGSVPGGPGMNPALGQALTAFLATQGGGLGLNNILGVGPNSSGVPNSGSSGALGGGGVPGMPGSYMGGYGGGGGYGGPPGGPGRNYMGH; the protein is encoded by the coding sequence ATGGGCAAGAAGCGGAAGCTCGAGCCGAAATCCACCTTGGCAGCAAACTCCCCCGCCGCTAAGGCTCCACCTGCCGCAAAGATCGCCGAGCCGGCAGCCCCTCCCCCccagcccgaaaccctagccgagTACTACCCCACTCCCTCCCAAACCGTGGCCCAGGAGAGCGGGTCCATCGCTGGGGGCGCGGCGGTGAAGCAGGAGGTGGGCGGCGAGGAGGACGAGTGGGAGGAGGTGGAAGaggaggtggaagaggaggaggaggaggaggaggtcgaggaggaagaacagcagcaggcggaggagggcGACAGCGACCCCGCTTCGATCCAGGCGCTGCTGGAGGTGTTCCCCAAGGAGCAGCTCGTCGAGCTGCTCCGCGACGCCGCCGTCCGCCACGGCGACGTGCGCGAGTCCGTCCGCCGAGCGGCCGACGCGGATCCAGCCCAGCGGAAGATCTTCGTCCACGGCCTCGGCTGGGACACCACCGTGGACATCCTCACCGAGGCTTTCCGCCCCTATGGTGAGATCGAGGATCTCAAGCTCGTCTCAGACCGTAACACGGGCAAGTGCAAGGGCTACGGGTTCATCCTCTTCAGCCGCCTTTCTGGCGCCCGCGCGGCCCTGCTGGAGCCCCAGAAGAAGATCGGCAACCGCACTACCTCCTGCCAGCTTGCTTCTTTGGGCCCTGTCCCACCTGGCGGTGCGGCCAACAATCCTATGTTGGCTACAGCTCCAGCTCCGGCTCCAGCAGCCTTGATACTACCGCCAGTTTCTGAGTACACACAGCGGAAGATTTTTGTTAGCAATGTTGGCGCAGATATCGACCCACAGAAACTGCTGCAGTTCTTTTCAAAgtatggtgaaattgaggagggtCCTCTTGGGCTCGACAAGGCAACCGGGAAGCCCAAGGGTTTTGCTCTGTTTGTTTACAGGACCCTTGAGAGCGCCAAGAAGGCGCTCCAGGAGCCGCACAAGTCATTTGAGGGTGTTATGCTGCACTGCCAGAAGGCAATCGATGGGCCAAAACCCAACAAAGGAGGAGGATATGGTGCCACAACTACAAGTGGGAGGAAGGGCGCTGCTGGCTATGGTGCTAGTAGCCATTCTCTGCCTGGTAGTGTTGGTGCTGGTTATGGGATGGCATCTCCAGCGAGCCTGGCTTCAATGCCTGGGTCTGTACCTGGTGGTCCAGGGATGAATCCTGCACTGGGCCAGGCTTTAACAGCTTTCTTGGCCACCCAAGGGGGAGGGTTGGGTCTGAATAACATCCTTGGAGTTGGTCCTAATAGTTCAGGGGTGCCAAATTCAGGGTCTTCTGgagctcttggtggtggtggtgtacCTGGAATGCCTGGCAGTTATATGGGAGGCTATGGGGGTGGTGGCGGGTATGGTGGTCCACCGGGAGGTCCAGGAAGAAATTACATGGGTCATTAG